The window CGGTCCACGCAGAGCGCAGCATTTGTCCATGGACGCGCAGACTGCGGCGCAGGGCAGAACTCATCACGATAGGGCGGCATCATGGGCCGAGTGAGCCGCCAAGGCTGCCGATGGTCTGTGACAGCCATGTTGCATCCTGCCCCGGTAATGACCGGGGTATCGGGCAGCTGGCTGCTGTGGTCTAGTCCGGGTCTGCCGTGAAATGGTCGATCAGTAACTCCGCGATGGCTTCGGGTTGTTCGATCGGCATCCAGTGTCCCCCCGGGCGTTCGACGTAGCGCCAGCGGCCGCGCACATGGTGCTTCGATTGCTCCATTTGTCGTCGGGTCAGGAAGGCATCGGCGCGGCTGTAAATTCCCAGCGTATCGGCCTGGACCGCAGGTAACCCGCCGCGTAGCAACGCCAGGGCATTGGCCCGATAAACATTGAGGGCAGCGCGTAGCCGACCCGGCCGCTGCATCTGCGCACGCACCGAGTCGGCGTCGGGGTGGGCTGTCATTCCTCCGCGCAACAATCGCCAGTCACCCAGCGGCAGCAGTCGCTCTGCCAGACCGGGCACCTGAAACATCAGGGCATACCACGCGCGTAGGCTTTGCTCGATGCCCGCGCGGGCGTAGGCATTCGGGTGACCGACCGACAGCACCGCCAAACGTTTCACACGTTCGGGATGCTTCGCCGCCAACGCCCAGGCGAAAATGGCGCCCCAGTCATGACCGGCCACATCGGCGGTCGCCGCACCCAGATGATCGATTAGCCCGACCAGGTCATCAACAACAGCGTCGAGCCGGGAATCTGCGACGCGCCGGGTCAGTGCAGAGGCACCATAGCCTCGAATGTCCGGCGCTACGGCACGAAACCCTCTGGCGTGCAGCGCTTCGAGCTGCGGAGTCCACATGCT of the Abyssibacter profundi genome contains:
- a CDS encoding alpha/beta fold hydrolase, encoding MQRASCRPNGLDIAYLDTAPDASQRPVVLLLHGFPDESSMWTPQLEALHARGFRAVAPDIRGYGASALTRRVADSRLDAVVDDLVGLIDHLGAATADVAGHDWGAIFAWALAAKHPERVKRLAVLSVGHPNAYARAGIEQSLRAWYALMFQVPGLAERLLPLGDWRLLRGGMTAHPDADSVRAQMQRPGRLRAALNVYRANALALLRGGLPAVQADTLGIYSRADAFLTRRQMEQSKHHVRGRWRYVERPGGHWMPIEQPEAIAELLIDHFTADPD